The Haloferax volcanii DS2 DNA segment GGGCGCTCGGCCGGCTCGGGTAGCGGCCGTAGTGGGCCAACAGTTCGTCGGCCAGACGCTTGATTTTGAAGAACTCGTAAATCCGGCTCCAGTGACCGTAGCTCGACGCCGCGGTCTGCGCGAGGAGGACCGGGCCGAACGAGGTCGTCCCGGAGTAGAGCGCCTCGGCCAGTTTCTCGCCGGGGATGGAGGCGATGAGACCCATCAGGTCGTCCACGTCGACGGCGGTCGAGAGGATGTTGTACACGTCGAGGCTGGCGTAGCGACCGCCGAAGTGGTCCATGACGCGCTGGTTGTAGCGCCACAGCAGCTCCTCGCTCACGTCGCCCGCGTCGAGCGCGATAGCGGCCTGCTCGCCGGCGTACTTGCCGGCGTAGGCCGCGCCGGCGATGCCGCCGCCGGTCGTCGGGTTGACGTGGGCCGCGGCGTCGCCGACGGCCATGTAGCCCGGCGCGGTCGCAGAATCGTAGGGGCGGCGGGTCGGGAGGGCGGCACCGAGCTTGTCGATGACCTCCGCGCCCTCGAACTCGGGGCGCTCCCGGAGGTCCCTCTTCAGGTCGTCGACGAGCTTCATCGGCTCTTCGGTCATCTGGAAGCCGAGACCGGCGTTGATTTCGGTCTCGGTCCGCGGGAAGTACCAGACGTAGCCCGCGGCGACCTCGGCGGGTTTGAACACGAGCGCGTCCGACCACTCGACGGGCTCGGGGACCTCGACGACCTCGCGGTACGCCGACGAGAAGTGCTGGTAGGAGACGTTCGTGTCGAAGGTGGCGTCGGAGAAGTCCACCTTGTCCTGGAGGAGCGACAGCGAGCCCGCGCCGTCGATGACGATGTCGGCGTCGTACTCGACGACCTCGCCGTCGTGCTTGGCGACGATGCCGGTGACGGTGCCGTCGTCGTCCTGTTTCACGTCCTGGACGACCGTGTCGTAGTGGAGGTCAGCACCGGCTTCCTCCGCGCCCTCGATGATGAGCCGGCCGTACTCCCAGCGGTCGATGACGGCGAGTTCGCCGGGGACCGGGATGTCGAGGACGGTGTCCTCCTGCGGAATCTCGAAGCGGCCGTGGTCGACCTCGGTGTTGGTGAACGCCGGCTCGATTTTCGACTTCGGAATCGCCTCGGGGAAGGCGTCTGCGCCCTTCAGGGCGTCGCCGCAGGCGATGTGGCCCGCTTCCTCCTCGGGCTTTCGCTCGACGATGGTCACGTCGTAGCCCGCGTTTGCGATGGTGGCGGCGGCGTAACAGCCG contains these protein-coding regions:
- a CDS encoding geranylgeranyl reductase family protein — protein: MSTDENDTAEDSSASPRTQSVDVVVVGAGTSGCYAAATIANAGYDVTIVERKPEEEAGHIACGDALKGADAFPEAIPKSKIEPAFTNTEVDHGRFEIPQEDTVLDIPVPGELAVIDRWEYGRLIIEGAEEAGADLHYDTVVQDVKQDDDGTVTGIVAKHDGEVVEYDADIVIDGAGSLSLLQDKVDFSDATFDTNVSYQHFSSAYREVVEVPEPVEWSDALVFKPAEVAAGYVWYFPRTETEINAGLGFQMTEEPMKLVDDLKRDLRERPEFEGAEVIDKLGAALPTRRPYDSATAPGYMAVGDAAAHVNPTTGGGIAGAAYAGKYAGEQAAIALDAGDVSEELLWRYNQRVMDHFGGRYASLDVYNILSTAVDVDDLMGLIASIPGEKLAEALYSGTTSFGPVLLAQTAASSYGHWSRIYEFFKIKRLADELLAHYGRYPSRPSALEGWQVERDRIMDDIYELTGADPKY